The Hypomesus transpacificus isolate Combined female chromosome 2, fHypTra1, whole genome shotgun sequence genome window below encodes:
- the LOC124481512 gene encoding inactive phospholipase C-like protein 2, which produces MREVPMAELRENSGSSPSNSGDTTTVPSDETTGKTQCEGSVLNGDCGITTDMVVSGLIFHPDSQEQETANNTSLALDAKSGIPLRSSIIKDGSRQRKERKKTVSFSSMPTEKKISSASDCINAMVDGSELKKVRSNSRVYHRYFLLDADMQSLRWEPSKKESDKAKIDVKSIKEVRTGKNTDTFRTNGINDQISEDCAFSIIYGENYESLDLVANSADIANIWVTGLRYLKSYGKLTLNMIESSQNNMRSSWIGELFDEAVINNSKHISLCDAVQLIKNLNPGLKHVKIELKFKELHKAKDKMGCDVSKEEFIEVFHDLCTRPEIYFLLVQFSSNKEFLDTKDLMMFLEAEQGMAQVSENTSLEVIQNYEPSKEGQMKGWLSLDGLTNYLMSQECHIFDPEQKTVCQDMNQPLSHYYINASHNTYLIEDQFRGPSDITGYIRALKMGCRCVELDVWDGPDNEPVIYTGHTMTSQIVFRSVIDIINKYAFVASDFPLILCLENHCSLKQQKVMFQHLKKILGDRIHLNPPKSEDSYLPSPSDLKGQILLKGKKLGANCTSSEGEVTDEDEGAEMSQRMNIEPGELQSVAPKKFQLSKDLSDLVTLCKSTEFKDFPTSFHSQKHWELCSFNEVFASRCASDFPGDFVNYNKKFLARVYPSPMRIDSSNMNPQAFWKCGCQVVAMNYQTPGLMMDLNIGWFRQNGNCGYVLRPAIMREQVSYFSANTKDSVPGVSPQLLHIKIISGQNFPKPKGSGAKGDVVDPYIYVEIHGIPADCAEQRTKTVNQNGENPLFDESFEFQINLPELAMVRFVVLDDDYIGDEFIGQYTIPFECLQPGFRHIPLQSLTGEVLPHTWLFVHVAITNRRGGGKPHKRGLSVRKGKQSREYATMRVLTIKPVDDVFKTATLPLKEATDLRENMQNAIVPFKELCGLSAVANLKQCILALTSRLTGADNNPLLVFNLKEEYPILEPQGLLPDVLKKVVNVYDTVIQTSKTLLEHSDGVYERILQTQKAAMEFHENLHDMAVKEGLKGRKLHKAVESFTWNITILKGQADLLKHARGEVQENLKQIHYAALTSELCKENSGGSESTRGRRSLEAIPEKDTGVQELSDEDV; this is translated from the exons ATGCGTGAAGTGCCTATGGCGGAGTTAAGAGAGAACAGCGGCTCGTCCCCATCAAATTCTGGGGATACGACGACAGTGCCCAGTGATGAGACAACTGGGAAGACGCAGTGCGAAGGATCGGTGTTGAACGGGGACTGTGGGATAACGACAGACATGGTTGTCTCTGGATTAATCTTCCACCCTGACAGCCAGGAACAGGAAACGGCTAACAATACTTCATTGGCATTGGATGCCAAATCTGGAATACCTCTCAGGAGCAGCATTATAAAG GATGGCTCAAGACAGCgcaaagagaggaagaagactGTGTCGTTCAGTAGCATGCCAACAGAAAAGAAGATCAGTAGTGCAAGTGACTGCATCAACGCCATGGTGGACGGATCTGAACTGAAGAAGGTCCGCTCAAACTCCCGTGTTTATCACCGCTACTTCCTCTTGGACGCAGACATGCAGTCTCTCAGGTGGGAGCCTTCCAAAAAGGAGTCCGACAAAGCCAAAATTGATGTTAAGTCCATTAAGGAGGTGCGGACAGGGAAGAACACAGACACTTTTAGAACCAATGGAATTAATGATCAAATATCGGAAGACTGTGCATTCTCAATCATCTATGGGGAGAACTATGAATCTTTGGACTTGGTGGCAAATTCAGCTGATATAGCTAATATATGGGTGACTGGGCTTAGATACTTGAAATCCTATGGAAAACTTACTCTGAATATGATTGAAAGCAGCCAGAATAACATGCGATCATCATGGATAGGTGAACTCTTTGATGAGGCTGTGATCAACAATAGCAAGCACATCAGTTTGTGTGATGCTGTACAACTAATCAAAAACCTTAACCCTGGACTTAAACATGTTAAGATAGAACTCAAATTCAAGGAGCTCCACAAAGCGAAAGATAAGATGGGTTGTGACGTGAGTAAAGAAGAATTCATTGAAGTCTTTCATGACCTTTGTACAAGACCAGAAATTTACTTCCTTCTTGTCCAGTTCTCTAGCAATAAGGAATTTTTGGACACCAAGGACTTAATGATGTTTCTGGAGGCTGAACAGGGTATGGCACAAGTTAGTGAAAACACAAGTCTCGAAGTCATTCAAAACTATGAACCTTCTAAAGAAGGTCAGATGAAGGGCTGGCTTTCACTTGATGGGTTAACGAATTACCTGATGTCTCAGGAGTGCCATATCTTTGACCCAGAACAAAAAACTGTCTGCCAGGACATGAACCAGCCTCTATCCCACTATTACATCAATGCCTCCCACAACACCTACCTAATTGAGGATCAGTTTCGAGGCCCTTCTGACATCACCGGATACATCAGAGCACTCAAGATGGGCTGTCGTTGTGTCGAACTAGATGTATGGGATGGACCAGACAATGAACCTGTCATTTACACTGGCCATACAATGACCTCGCAAATAGTCTTCCGCAGTGTCATTGACATCATTAACAAATATGCCTTTGTGGCATCTGACTTCCCCCTAATATTATGTCTGGAAAACCATTGTTCATTAAAGCAGCAAAAGGTCATGTTTCAGCATCTGAAAAAGATACTTGGGGATAGGATCCACTTGAATCCCCCCAAATCAGAGGATAGCTACCTTCCCTCACCCAGTGACTTGAAGGGTCAAATCTTGTTAAAGGGGAAGAAGCTCGGCGCAAACTGCACAAGCTCAGAAGGTGAGGTAACAGATGAGGATGAAGGTGCTGAGATGTCCCAAAGAATGAACATTGAGCCTGGAGAACTACAGAGTGTGGCACCTAAGAAGTTCCAACTCTCAAAGGACCTCTCCGATCTTGTAACCTTGTGTAAATCAACTGAGTTCAAAGACTTTCCAACGTCCTTTCACAGCCAGAAGCACTGGGAGCTTTGCTCTTTTAATGAAGTCTTTGCCAGTCGATGTGCCAGTGACTTCCCTGGAGACTTTGTGAACTACAACAAGAAGTTTTTGGCACGAGTGTACCCCAGCCCAATGCGAATTGACTCCAGTAATATGAACCCTCAGGCCTTCTGGAAGTGTGGTTGCCAAGTTGTGGCAATGAACTACCAGACACCAGGTCTGATGATGGACTTAAATATTGGCTGGTTCCGTCAGAATGGGAATTGTGGTTATGTTCTGAGGCCAGCCATCATGAGGGAACAGGTGTCTTACTTTAGTGCCAACACTAAAGATTCAGTGCCTGGTGTCTCTCCACAGTTATTGCACATTAAGATTATTAGTGGACAAAACTTTCCCAAACCCAAAGGCTCAGGCGCTAAAGGGGACGTTGTCGATCCTTACATTTATGTGGAGATCCACGGTATACCGGCCGATTGTGCTGAGCAAAGAACTAAAACAGTCAATCAGAATGGGGAAAACCCACTCTTTGATGAAAGTTTTGAGTTCCAGATTAACCTCCCTGAGCTGGCCATGGTGCGCTTTGTGGTTCTGGATGATGACTACATTGGCGATGAGTTCATTGGCCAATACACAATTCCCTTTGAGTGTCTGCAGCCAGGATTCCGGCACATTCCACTGCAATCCCTCACAGGTGAGGTTTTGCCTCATACCTGGCTTTTTGTCCATGTGGCCATCACGAACagaaggggtgggggtaagCCCCACAAGAGAGGGCTGTCTGTGCGCAAGGGCAAGCAGAGTCGGGAGTACGCCACCATGAGGGTGTTGACGATCAAGCCTGTTGATGATGTATTCAAGACAGCTACTCTGCCACTCAAAGAGGCAACTGACCTCAGAGAAAACATGCAG AATGCCATAGTGCCCTTCAAAGAGCTGTGTGGCCTTTCAGCTGTGGCTAACTTGAAGCAGTGCATCTTGGCCCTAACTTCTCGACTGACTGGGGCAGACAACAACCCATTACTAGTATTCAACCTGAAGGAGGAGTACCCCATCTTGGAACCCCAAGGACTGCTACCCGATGTCCTCAAGAAGGTGGTCAACGTCTATGACACT GTGATCCAGACCAGTAAGACACTGCTGGAACATTCAGATGGGGTCTATGAGAGAATACTGCAAACCCAAAAAGCAG CGATGGAGTTTCATGAGAACCTTCACGATATGGCCGTAAAGGAGGGCTTGAAAGGCCGGAAGCTGCACAAGGCTGTGGAGAGCTTCACCTGGAACATCACAATTCTCAAG GGCCAAGCAGACTTGCTAAAGCATGCCAGAGGGGAGGTCCAGGAAAACCTCAAGCAGATCCACTATGCCGCACTCACCAGTGAACTGTGCAAGGAGAACTCAGGAGGCTCTGAATCCACCCGGGGCCGCCGGAGCCTGGAGGCCATCCCTGAGAAGGACACTGGAGTGCAGGAACTCTCTGATGAAGACGTCTAA
- the LOC124477348 gene encoding cysteine-rich venom protein, which yields MFLFVVCILTLHRVHSACNVESNICTDSTAVQTEILDQHNTFRQAVQPTAGDMLKMSWSEEAAASAQAWVDTCSMVHGPPSSRMIGDYECGENLFKSYASYAWTEIVTAWHSEVINYIYPNGSINGQPIGHYTQVVWNSSYKVGCGVAMCPGSVYFYGCHYYRAGNYRGVPPYKVGAPCAMCPNACENNLCTNPCPYVNKYANCAALKAKAGCSNLWVTAFCPALCKCHNEIIPIARK from the exons atgtttttgttcgtGGTTTGCATCCTGACACTGCACAGAGTTCACTCTGCATGCAATGTG GAATCAA ACATTtgcacagacagcacagcagtTCAGACGGAAATCCTTGATCAGCATAACACTTTCAGGCAAGCTGTTCAGCCTACGGCAGGTGACATGCTCAAGATG AGCTGGAGTGAGGAGGCTGCAGCCAGTGCTCAGGCATGGGTTGATACCTGTTCCATGGTTCATGGTCCACCCAGCAGTCGCATGATTGGAG ACTATGAATGTGGCGAGAACCTCTTCAAATCATATGCATCATATGCTTGGACGGAAATTGTCACAGCCTGGCACAGTGAAGTCATTAATTACATATATCCTAATGGCTCTATCAATGGTCAACCTATTGGTCACTACACACAG GTCGTGTGGAATAGCTCTTACAAAGTTGGCTGTGGAGTAGCCATGTGTCCAGGCTCAGTCTATTTCTACGGCTGCCACTATTACAGAGC TGGAAATTACAGAGGAGTGCCACCATACAAGGTTGGAGCGCCATGTGCCATGTGTCCCAATGCATGTGAAAACAACCTTTGCA CCAATCCCTGTCCTTACGTTAACAAGTATGCCAACTGTGCAGCACTCAAAGCAAAGGCCGGGTGTTCCAACCTTTGGGTGACTGCCTTTTGCCCTGCCCTCTGTAAATGccacaatgaaataattccaaTAGCTCGAAAATAG